A window of the Cicer arietinum cultivar CDC Frontier isolate Library 1 chromosome 6, Cicar.CDCFrontier_v2.0, whole genome shotgun sequence genome harbors these coding sequences:
- the LOC101496986 gene encoding SWR1 complex subunit 2 — protein sequence MEEEKNSGEQDGRAAIILLDRASRATRGKRLSKLLDDEIQQDELFWSQDALKEEDEDDNYQEEAEIADEFDSDFDQDEPEPDEEQPQNDADERTNKKKRLIVPGKMLAKKKKKKKILSNLDNSPNDDNDNKPNVAEEHHEDAKEVMIRKSTRTSVIVRQAERDAIRAALQATIKPVKRKKEGEEKKMTQEEMLLEAAQTEIMNLRNLERVLAREEEVKRRAIVHKTVFNGPQIHYISQNGCSYLEFTKGASFHSEIATTSQKYPEQPVCVITGLPAKYRDPKTGLPYATKEAFKIIRQRLLDESANSRKETSMGGLYDSVSGCGFPTKGKRSIMPDKNMHPHDRSLARFRRIPTFEDEDSD from the exons ATGGAGGAGGAGAAGAATTCAGGCGAACAAGATGGAAGAGCAGCTATTATACTCCTCGATCGCGCATCTCGAGCCACCAGGGGCAAACGTCTCTCCAAGCTTCTCGACGACGAAATCCAACAAGACGAATTGTTCTGGAGCCAAGATGCTCTCAAAGAAGAAGACGAAGATGATAACTATCAAGAGGAGGCTGAAATCGCCGACGAATTCGACTCCGACTTCGACCAAGAC GAGCCTGAACCTGATGAAGAACAACCTCAAAACGACGCAGATGAAAGAACGAACAAAAAGAAGCGGCTGATAGTTCCTGGGAAAATGTTGgctaagaagaagaaaaagaagaaaatctTATCTAATTTGGATAATTCTCCCAATGATGATAATGACAACAAACCTAATGTTGCTGAGGAACACCACGAAGATGCAAAGGAGGTAATGATTAGGAAGTCTACCAGAACTTCCGTCATTGTTCGCCAAGCTGAAAGAGATGCCATTCGCGCTGCACTTCAAGCAACCATCAAG CCAgtcaaaagaaagaaagaaggtGAGGAGAAGAAAATGACACAAGAGGAGATGCTTTTAGAAGCTGCTCAAACAG AAATTATGAACTTGCGGAATTTGGAGCGAGTTTTAGCTAGAGAGGAAGAAGTTAAGAGAAGAGCAATTGTGCATAAAACTGTCTTTAATGGTCCCCAGATACACTACATTTCACAAAATG GTTGTTCGTATTTGGAGTTTACTAAAGGGGCGTCATTTCACTCAGAAATTGCCACAACGTCTCAAAAAT ATCCAGAACAACCTGTTTGCGTGATTACTGGTTTGCCTGCCAA GTACCGTGATCCAAAGACCGGGCTGCCATACGCCACCAAAGAAGCTTTTAAAATAATTCGACAACG CTTGCTGGATGAAAGTGCCAACTCTAGAAAAGAGACAAGTATGGGAGGCTTATATGATTCAGTTTCCGGATGTGGGTTTCCAACCAAGGGAAAGAGATCGATAATGCCAGATAAAAATATGCATCCACACGATCGGTCCTTGGCCCGTTTTCGTAGAATACCTACTTTTGAGGATGAAGATTCTGACTAA